A single region of the Pseudomonas granadensis genome encodes:
- a CDS encoding DEAD/DEAH box helicase, which produces MSPPLSKPLAPSWVSRFKEQSLERGRRYALENRVRIAQVGDATITASCEGSGGSVYRQTIHLRESAKGTLLLVDAGCTCPVRNNCKHCAAVLLKVQETLDYPAAAKDAELLEKLQAVLENRGPKAPPQVLVDNVQPLPRLWLASVEFSAFEPRNGRMQRYIQHRAALSFSYLDEYVSGQKNSDILIRQDTQTLRVKRHPDVEQSYREQLRILGFRIATRQSKALPESAGELYEMVNDSAWLTFTLNDLPKLRSQGWELQIDEEFGFDLTAVDDWYATVEQAPERDWFDLELGIIVNGERLSLLPILLNLMRSHAEILNPERLARRRDDELILVNIPQRNSEHGPLQVALPLGRLKPVLMTLGEFYLQEPGETTLRLSKADATRLNSLEGIPLLWEGGEQIRTFAQRLRDIRDFSAEAPEGLNATLRPYQLEGLSWMQSLRQLEVGGILADDMGLGKTLQTLAHILSEKNAGRLDRPCMVVMPTSLIPNWLDEAAHFTPQLKVVALYGATRKKHFDHLADFDLILTTYALLPKDVERLAKQPLHVLVLDEAQYIKNPNSKAAQAARELNARQRLCLSGTPLENHLGELWSLFHFLLPGWLGDVKSFNADYRVPIEKRGSEVRLQHLNGRIKPFLLRRTKEQVATELPPKTEIIHWVDLNEAQRDVYETMRLAMDKKVRDEITRKGVARSQIIILEALLKLRQVCCDLRLVNDATLPARGSTSGKLDSLMEMLEELFEEGRRILLFSQFTSMLALIEDELKKRKIAYALLTGQTRDRRTPVKEFQSGKRQIFLISLKAGGVGLNLTEADTVIHYDPWWNPATENQATDRAYRIGQEKPVFVYKMIARGTVEEKIQHLQKEKSDLAAGVLDGRKAGDWKLQSDDIEALFAPLPDKIDKR; this is translated from the coding sequence ATGTCACCGCCCCTGAGCAAACCGCTGGCACCCTCGTGGGTCAGCCGGTTCAAGGAACAGAGCCTGGAGCGCGGCCGCCGCTATGCCCTGGAAAACCGCGTGCGCATCGCCCAGGTCGGCGATGCGACCATTACCGCCAGTTGCGAAGGCTCTGGCGGCAGTGTCTACCGTCAGACCATTCACTTGCGCGAGTCGGCCAAAGGCACCTTGTTGCTGGTCGACGCCGGTTGCACCTGCCCTGTTCGCAACAACTGCAAACACTGCGCGGCGGTGCTGCTGAAAGTCCAGGAAACCCTCGATTACCCCGCTGCCGCCAAAGACGCCGAGTTGCTGGAAAAACTTCAGGCAGTGCTGGAAAACCGCGGCCCGAAAGCGCCGCCACAAGTGCTGGTCGATAATGTGCAACCGTTGCCCCGCCTGTGGCTGGCCAGCGTCGAGTTCAGCGCATTCGAACCACGCAACGGGCGCATGCAGCGCTATATCCAGCACCGTGCGGCGCTGTCGTTCAGCTATCTGGACGAGTACGTCAGCGGGCAGAAAAACAGCGACATCCTGATTCGTCAGGACACCCAAACCCTGCGCGTCAAACGCCACCCCGACGTCGAGCAGTCCTACCGCGAGCAGTTGCGCATCCTCGGCTTCCGCATCGCCACAAGGCAGAGCAAAGCCCTGCCGGAAAGCGCTGGCGAACTGTATGAAATGGTCAACGACAGCGCCTGGCTGACCTTCACCCTCAACGACCTGCCGAAGTTGCGCAGTCAGGGCTGGGAACTGCAGATCGACGAAGAATTCGGCTTCGACCTGACGGCCGTGGATGACTGGTACGCCACCGTCGAACAGGCGCCTGAGCGCGACTGGTTTGATCTGGAACTGGGGATCATCGTCAACGGTGAGCGCCTGAGCCTGCTGCCGATCCTGCTCAACCTGATGCGCTCGCACGCGGAAATCCTCAACCCGGAACGTCTGGCCCGCCGTCGCGATGACGAGCTGATTCTGGTCAACATTCCGCAGCGCAACAGCGAGCATGGGCCGCTGCAAGTGGCGCTGCCGCTTGGCCGTTTAAAACCGGTGTTGATGACGTTGGGCGAGTTCTACTTACAGGAGCCGGGCGAAACTACCCTGCGCCTGAGCAAGGCGGATGCCACACGCCTCAATTCGCTGGAGGGCATTCCGCTGCTGTGGGAGGGTGGCGAACAGATCCGCACGTTTGCCCAGCGCTTGCGCGACATCCGCGACTTCAGCGCTGAAGCGCCTGAAGGTCTGAACGCAACCTTGCGCCCTTATCAGCTCGAAGGCTTGAGCTGGATGCAATCGCTGCGGCAACTGGAAGTCGGCGGGATTCTTGCGGATGACATGGGCCTGGGCAAAACCTTACAGACCCTGGCGCATATTCTCAGCGAGAAAAACGCCGGGCGCCTTGATCGGCCGTGCATGGTGGTGATGCCGACCAGCCTGATTCCGAACTGGCTCGACGAAGCCGCGCACTTCACGCCGCAATTGAAGGTGGTCGCGCTGTACGGTGCCACTCGCAAAAAGCACTTTGATCACCTCGCGGATTTCGACCTGATCCTTACTACCTACGCGCTACTGCCCAAAGACGTCGAGCGCCTGGCGAAACAGCCGCTGCACGTCTTGGTGCTGGATGAGGCGCAGTACATCAAGAATCCCAACAGCAAAGCCGCCCAAGCCGCCCGCGAATTGAACGCGCGCCAACGCCTGTGCCTGAGCGGCACGCCGCTGGAAAACCATCTGGGCGAACTGTGGTCGCTGTTCCACTTCCTGCTGCCGGGCTGGCTCGGCGATGTGAAAAGCTTCAACGCCGATTACCGTGTGCCGATTGAAAAGCGCGGCAGTGAAGTCAGGCTTCAGCACCTCAACGGTCGGATCAAACCGTTTCTGCTGCGCCGTACCAAAGAGCAGGTGGCGACCGAATTGCCGCCGAAAACCGAGATCATCCATTGGGTCGATCTCAACGAAGCGCAACGCGACGTCTACGAAACCATGCGCCTGGCCATGGACAAGAAAGTCCGCGACGAGATCACCCGCAAGGGCGTGGCGCGCAGCCAGATCATCATTCTCGAGGCACTGCTCAAGCTACGTCAGGTCTGCTGCGACCTGCGCCTGGTCAACGACGCCACCCTGCCCGCCCGCGGCAGCACCTCGGGCAAGCTCGATAGCCTGATGGAAATGCTCGAAGAGTTGTTTGAGGAAGGTCGGCGGATTTTGCTGTTTTCCCAGTTCACCTCGATGCTCGCGCTGATCGAAGACGAACTGAAAAAACGCAAGATCGCCTACGCACTGCTGACCGGCCAGACCCGTGATCGGCGCACGCCAGTGAAGGAATTCCAGAGCGGCAAACGTCAGATCTTTCTGATCAGTCTGAAGGCTGGCGGTGTGGGGTTGAACCTGACCGAGGCGGACACGGTGATTCACTACGACCCGTGGTGGAACCCGGCGACCGAGAATCAGGCGACGGACCGGGCATACCGGATTGGCCAGGAAAAACCGGTCTTCGTGTACAAGATGATTGCCCGCGGTACCGTGGAAGAGAAGATTCAACACCTGCAAAAGGAAAAATCCGACCTTGCAGCGGGCGTGCTGGATGGGCGAAAGGCCGGAGACTGGAAGTTGCAGAGCGATGATATCGAAGCGTTGTTTGCGCCATTGCCGGACAAGATCGACAAGCGCTGA
- a CDS encoding DEAD/DEAH box helicase: MSALIEEILSLPWTDTFTSNALAKARAYALEDRVEILEVNDRQITAFCVGSNQTAYEQTLSIARHRGAGGLLCYCSCPVGFDCKHCAAVLYCLDMNVSEASGQEATVELGRSLEHWLSTIPVAVQPADEKTSQAASTRLFYQLKASPVAGKWQLDIFKVYQLKSGELRDVKPLYSLSDLLMRQPGYLTEQDLRIARLLVAMHSHHAYYSGYPLEGSSGAELLEMLLRTSRLFLDFQTLQPLTAGANRSAQFAWSVQADGSYRPQWTSAEAPVENVLALEPLYYLDREHRQIGLLLNDLDEKLACHLALAPEIPAQQALQFSHRMSAATKVAPPHKLTERIVEDVAPQGYLILASGKRYTRWEYEPEHRAALLFTYDGHPAQDRNPEVMILSGAETRRIQRQPVAEKALRQQLQKHGFKKASRKSSIDLPGEMFTLPDDSAWLTFTQQGIPVLRDAGWEVDVGSNFHFNVEPVEDWYAEIEEDTGRQWFDLQLGIVVNGERHSLLPILLHLLRSQPQLLDPVSLAERGDDELLLVELKGGRIDAADGGKVALPYGRVKPLMATLSELYLGGHRVESLRLSAPDAARLTLLDGMPLTWQGGERLRSFAQRLRESTYTPVAAPAGLNAQLRPYQLEGLNWMQTLRELGVGGILGDDMGLGKTLQTLAHLLTEKQAGRLDQPALAVMPTSLIPNWLDEAQRFTPQLKVLALHGSVRQKDFASLTEYDLVLTTYALLPRDLEVLQPQPWSVLILDEAQNIKNPVSKAAQAARDLQASQRLCLSGTPLENHLGELWSQFHFLMPGWLGDSKTFNRDYRTPIEKHGNAGRMQHLTARIKPFLLRRKKDQVATELPPKTEIVHWVELSDGQRDVYETVRVAMDKKVRDEIARSGVARSQIIILDALLKLRQVCCDLRLINTPLTAKALRSGSGKLISLMEMLEELLGEGRRILLFSQFTSMLALIEQELQQRGIGYSLLTGDTTDRRTPVKDFQGGKVPLFLISLKAGGTGLNLTAADTVIHFDPWWNPAVENQATDRAYRIGQNNPVFVYKLIARGTVEEKIQALQQEKAALAGAVLEGGTTGGFKLEQGDIEALFAPLPVSKG; encoded by the coding sequence ATGAGCGCGCTTATCGAGGAAATCCTTTCGCTGCCGTGGACCGACACGTTCACTAGCAACGCGCTGGCCAAGGCTCGCGCTTATGCGCTAGAGGATCGCGTCGAGATCCTCGAAGTCAATGACAGGCAAATCACCGCATTCTGCGTCGGGTCCAATCAGACAGCCTATGAGCAAACCCTTTCCATAGCCAGGCACCGAGGCGCGGGCGGGCTGCTTTGCTATTGCTCGTGTCCGGTGGGCTTCGACTGCAAGCATTGTGCGGCGGTGCTTTATTGTCTGGATATGAATGTCAGCGAAGCCTCCGGGCAGGAGGCTACGGTTGAGCTCGGTCGCTCACTCGAGCATTGGCTTTCGACGATCCCGGTGGCCGTCCAGCCTGCAGACGAAAAAACTTCGCAAGCGGCGAGCACGCGGCTGTTTTATCAACTGAAGGCTTCACCGGTTGCCGGCAAATGGCAGTTGGATATTTTCAAGGTTTACCAGCTCAAGAGCGGTGAGCTGCGTGACGTCAAACCGTTGTACTCGCTGTCGGACCTGTTGATGCGCCAGCCTGGTTATCTGACCGAGCAGGATCTGCGCATTGCCCGGCTGCTGGTGGCGATGCACTCCCATCACGCCTATTACAGCGGTTATCCGCTGGAGGGCAGCAGCGGTGCCGAACTGCTGGAAATGCTCCTGCGCACGTCGCGCCTGTTTCTCGATTTTCAAACCTTGCAGCCGCTGACGGCAGGCGCCAACCGCAGTGCGCAGTTTGCCTGGTCCGTACAGGCTGACGGCAGTTATCGCCCGCAATGGACAAGTGCCGAGGCGCCGGTGGAAAACGTGCTGGCGCTGGAGCCGCTTTATTACCTGGATCGCGAGCACCGCCAGATCGGCCTGTTACTCAATGATCTCGATGAGAAGCTGGCCTGCCACCTGGCCCTGGCACCGGAGATTCCGGCTCAACAGGCGTTGCAATTCAGTCATCGCATGAGCGCAGCGACCAAAGTGGCGCCACCGCACAAACTGACGGAACGGATCGTCGAGGATGTGGCTCCCCAGGGTTATCTGATCCTGGCGAGCGGCAAACGCTACACGCGCTGGGAATACGAGCCAGAGCACCGTGCCGCTTTGCTGTTCACCTACGACGGCCATCCGGCGCAGGATCGCAACCCGGAAGTGATGATTCTGTCGGGCGCCGAGACCCGGCGGATTCAGCGCCAACCGGTCGCCGAAAAAGCCTTGCGTCAACAACTGCAAAAACACGGTTTCAAAAAAGCCTCGCGCAAAAGCAGCATCGATCTTCCGGGTGAGATGTTCACGCTGCCCGATGATTCTGCGTGGCTGACCTTTACCCAGCAGGGTATCCCGGTCTTGCGCGATGCTGGCTGGGAGGTCGATGTCGGCAGCAATTTCCATTTCAACGTGGAGCCGGTCGAAGACTGGTACGCCGAGATCGAAGAGGATACCGGTCGGCAGTGGTTCGATCTGCAATTGGGCATTGTCGTCAATGGCGAGCGCCACAGCCTGTTGCCGATTCTTCTGCATCTGCTGCGTAGCCAGCCGCAATTGCTCGATCCTGTTTCCCTCGCAGAGCGCGGTGACGATGAGCTGCTGTTGGTTGAGTTGAAGGGCGGGCGCATTGATGCTGCCGACGGTGGCAAAGTCGCACTGCCTTACGGCCGGGTCAAACCGCTGATGGCCACGCTCAGTGAGTTGTATCTGGGCGGCCATCGCGTTGAAAGCTTACGCTTGAGCGCCCCGGACGCGGCGCGTCTGACGCTGCTCGACGGGATGCCGCTGACCTGGCAGGGCGGCGAACGCCTGCGCAGTTTTGCCCAACGCCTGCGTGAATCGACTTACACACCGGTCGCCGCACCTGCCGGCCTCAACGCGCAGTTGCGTCCGTATCAGCTCGAAGGCCTGAACTGGATGCAGACCCTGCGCGAACTGGGGGTGGGCGGCATTCTCGGCGATGACATGGGGCTGGGCAAAACCCTGCAGACCCTGGCGCATCTGCTGACGGAAAAACAGGCCGGGCGCCTTGATCAACCGGCCTTGGCGGTCATGCCCACCAGCCTGATTCCGAACTGGCTGGACGAGGCGCAGCGCTTCACTCCGCAGTTGAAGGTGCTTGCGCTGCACGGATCGGTACGGCAAAAAGACTTCGCCAGCCTGACCGAATACGATCTGGTGCTGACCACCTATGCGTTGCTGCCACGGGATCTGGAAGTGCTGCAGCCGCAGCCGTGGAGCGTGCTGATTCTCGATGAAGCGCAAAACATCAAGAACCCGGTAAGCAAGGCCGCTCAGGCCGCCCGCGATTTGCAGGCCAGTCAGCGCCTGTGCCTGAGCGGCACGCCGCTGGAAAATCACCTGGGCGAGCTGTGGTCGCAGTTCCACTTTCTGATGCCGGGTTGGCTGGGCGACAGCAAAACCTTCAATCGCGACTACCGCACGCCGATCGAAAAACACGGCAATGCCGGGCGCATGCAGCACCTGACCGCGCGGATAAAACCGTTCCTGCTGCGGCGCAAGAAAGATCAGGTGGCCACCGAGCTGCCGCCGAAAACCGAAATCGTGCATTGGGTCGAACTCAGCGATGGCCAGCGCGACGTCTATGAAACCGTGCGCGTGGCCATGGACAAAAAGGTCCGCGACGAAATCGCCCGGAGTGGCGTTGCGCGCAGCCAGATCATCATTCTCGATGCGCTGCTGAAGTTGCGCCAGGTGTGTTGCGACTTGCGGCTGATCAACACGCCGCTGACGGCCAAGGCGCTGCGTTCCGGCAGCGGCAAGTTGATCAGTCTGATGGAAATGCTTGAGGAGTTGCTCGGCGAAGGGCGGCGGATTCTGCTGTTCTCGCAATTCACCTCGATGCTCGCATTGATCGAGCAGGAACTGCAGCAGCGCGGGATCGGCTATTCATTGCTGACTGGTGATACCACCGATCGGCGTACACCGGTGAAGGACTTTCAGGGCGGCAAGGTGCCGCTGTTTCTGATCAGCCTCAAGGCCGGCGGCACTGGTTTGAACCTGACCGCCGCCGACACGGTGATTCACTTCGATCCGTGGTGGAACCCGGCGGTGGAGAATCAGGCCACCGATCGGGCGTACCGGATCGGGCAGAACAACCCGGTGTTCGTCTACAAGCTGATTGCCCGTGGCACGGTGGAAGAAAAAATCCAGGCGTTGCAGCAAGAGAAGGCTGCGCTGGCCGGGGCGGTGCTGGAAGGGGGTACGACGGGTGGGTTCAAATTGGAGCAGGGCGATATCGAGGCGCTGTTTGCGCCGTTGCCTGTTTCCAAGGGTTGA
- a CDS encoding S-methyl-5'-thioinosine phosphorylase, whose product MTVYAIIGGTGLTQLEGLSIRQSLAVDTPYGAPSAEVQIGEYAGKEVLFLARHGHPHRFPPHKVNYRANLWALKQAGAEAIIAVNAVGGIHSAMGTGHFCVPHQIVDYTSGREHTFFADDLEHVTHIDFSFPYSEALRQRLIAAVAAEGCEYSDQGVYACTQGPRLETVAEIVRLERDGCDIVGMTGMPEAALARELDLDYACLALVVNPAAGKTTEVITMAEIEQALHAGMGKVKSTLARVLAG is encoded by the coding sequence ATGACCGTTTACGCAATCATCGGTGGCACCGGGCTGACCCAGCTCGAAGGCTTGAGCATTCGCCAGTCGCTGGCGGTGGACACCCCGTATGGCGCGCCGTCGGCCGAGGTGCAGATTGGCGAGTACGCCGGCAAGGAAGTGCTGTTCCTCGCCCGTCACGGCCATCCGCATCGCTTTCCGCCGCACAAGGTCAACTACCGCGCCAACCTCTGGGCGTTGAAGCAGGCCGGTGCTGAAGCGATCATCGCGGTCAATGCGGTGGGCGGGATTCATTCGGCCATGGGCACCGGGCATTTCTGCGTGCCGCATCAGATCGTCGACTACACCAGCGGCCGCGAGCACACCTTTTTCGCCGATGACCTGGAACACGTCACCCACATCGATTTCAGCTTTCCCTACAGCGAAGCGCTGCGCCAGCGCTTGATCGCCGCCGTCGCCGCCGAAGGCTGCGAGTACAGCGACCAGGGCGTTTATGCCTGCACCCAGGGCCCGCGTCTGGAGACGGTCGCCGAGATCGTGCGCCTGGAACGTGACGGCTGCGACATCGTCGGTATGACCGGCATGCCGGAAGCCGCGCTGGCGCGAGAGCTGGACCTGGATTACGCCTGCCTGGCATTGGTGGTGAACCCGGCGGCGGGCAAGACGACCGAAGTGATCACCATGGCCGAGATCGAGCAGGCGCTGCACGCTGGCATGGGTAAGGTCAAATCGACGTTGGCGCGGGTATTGGCCGGCTAA